GTGAGGTTTCAAAGGAAGGAGTGAGCCTTTTTTTAAACGCATGTTTTTGAGGCTTCATGACGATCTGTCGGTGTAATCGGCTCCATAACTGTTATCGAGCCTAAATGTGgttaaataatcaataatcagaGAGAAGCGGAGGGTTAAAAACTCCGGGAGCCTTTTTGTTTGGCCACTGAGgagcggcagcagcaggggtcagaggtcacaccaACCCGGAACATCAACACGGCGAGCACGGGTGTGAGCCTCCTCCGCCCGCGGTCATGTTCTCCGGTTTGCTGCCCGCCCGCCCGGCGGTGCTGGCGGCTCTCGGCCTGCTGCTGACCCGCctgtcctgcttctctctgtcgGTGCAGGACACCCCGCACATCGCCGCTTTCTTTGGGACCAAGACCCGGTACGAGGAGGTGAACCCGCACCTGCTGCGGGACGTCTTATCGGTGAACACGTCCGTCCTGAAACCTCCGCCCACCGAGCGCTGCTCCCCGGTCCACCTGACCGCCGTCATCAGACACGGCAGCCGGTACCCGACCGCCAAGAACATCCGCAGGATCCAGAAACTCAGCGAGCTGGTCCGCACAGAAGCTTCCAGAGGCTCCGCGGGGTCCGACGGCTGGCTGCGGGACATCCGGGGCAGCTGGGAGTCCTGGTACACCGAGGACATGGACGGTGAGAGACCCGGAACCCTGGAGTCCTTTGTCCTGAACTATTGCTGAAATATGAGACATTTAACATCAAGGCTGAAAACATAGATGTGATGAtggtcctcttcctcctcctcctcttcctcaggtcAGCTGGTGATGAAGGGCAGAGATGACCTCCGTCAGCTGGCGCGCCGCCTGGCCACGCTGTTTCCCGCTCTGCTGGCGGAGGAGAACAGGTGGAGGATGAGCTTCCTGACCAGCTCCAAGCATCGCTGTGTGAGCAGCGTGGAGGCGTTTCAGGAGGGGCTGCTGCAGCACTGGGGTCACCACGGTGAGGCATTCTGGGAAACGGAGGACGGAGGTCTCCGTGCTCCTCTTCATTTTCCTGACTTCTGACCTCTGGCTGTCTGCAGAGGCGGCTCCTGAATACAGCCACCAGGTGGACGACGAGCTGATGCGTTTCTTTGAGCGTTGCCGTGGTTACGTGGAGGGCGTCGAGAACAACCGCACGGcgctgctggaggtggagagATTCAAAAACggggaggagatggagggagtgaggaggaggatggcc
This window of the Parambassis ranga chromosome 6, fParRan2.1, whole genome shotgun sequence genome carries:
- the minpp1b gene encoding multiple inositol polyphosphate phosphatase 1b, with protein sequence MFSGLLPARPAVLAALGLLLTRLSCFSLSVQDTPHIAAFFGTKTRYEEVNPHLLRDVLSVNTSVLKPPPTERCSPVHLTAVIRHGSRYPTAKNIRRIQKLSELVRTEASRGSAGSDGWLRDIRGSWESWYTEDMDGQLVMKGRDDLRQLARRLATLFPALLAEENRWRMSFLTSSKHRCVSSVEAFQEGLLQHWGHHEAAPEYSHQVDDELMRFFERCRGYVEGVENNRTALLEVERFKNGEEMEGVRRRMAEKLGLPHHRITPDLVEAAFFLCSYELSIKSVHSPWCFLFDESDAKVLEYKSDLKQYWKRSHGHAISSLSSCPLFHHIFRTLDKAGRPRRSTEAPPEPASILVGHAETLLPLLSLLGLYKDQTPPTASNYQSQQSRHFRTSRIVPYAANLLFVLYDCQRGPRLQLLVNESPMRFPGLEAEDAPLYRDVRATYRHLLDGCDFHGECEGRPGGRGPNIEL